A section of the Hevea brasiliensis isolate MT/VB/25A 57/8 chromosome 17, ASM3005281v1, whole genome shotgun sequence genome encodes:
- the LOC110643079 gene encoding putative 3,4-dihydroxy-2-butanone kinase, with translation MAFQGKKLINNPNDVVTEFIEGLAETYPGVQYLDGFPEVKVVLRADVSSATYDKVAVISGGGSGHEPAHAGFVGEGMLTAAICGEVFASPQVDSILAGIRAVTGPKGCILIVKNYTGDRLNFGLAAEQAKSEGYKVETVIVGDDCALPPPRGIAGRRGLAGTILVHKVAGAAAASGLSLDEVAAEAKCASEMVGTMGVALSVCTLPGQVTSDRLGPGKMELGLGIHGEPGAAVVDLQPVEVVVSYVLKQILSPETNYVPITRGNRVVLMVNGLGATPVMELMIAAGKAVPQLQLEHGLAVDRVYTGSFMTSLDMAGFSISIMKADEAILQWLDAATKAPFWPAGIDGNRPPAKIPVQLPLNHLMNNDESIGRPLQLSKQGQILEVCIEAAANAVIDLRDSLNEWDSKVGDGDCGSTMYRGATAILEDMKKYYPLNDAVETVNEIGSSVRRVMGGTSGIIYNIFCKAAHAQLKANSQSAVTSKQWAEALEASIAAVSKYGGASAGYRTLLDALIPASAVLQERLNAGDDPFTAFVLSSEAALAGAESTRHMQAQAGRSTYVSTDILASVPDPGAMAAAAWYRAAALAIKNKEPS, from the exons ATGGCTTTTCAAGGAAAGAAACTCATCAACAATCCCAATG ATGTGGTAACTGAGTTCATTGAGGGTCTAGCAGAAACATATCCTGGCGTGCAGTACTTGGATGGTTTTCCTGAG GTCAAGGTTGTATTACGTGCTGATGTTTCAAGTGCTACATATGACAAGGTTGCAGTTATATCAG GTGGAGGTAGTGGACATGAACCTGCACATGCTGGATTTGTTGGAGAAGGGATGCTCACAGCTGCTATTTGTGGAGAAGTTTTTGCTTCTCCACAAGTTGATTCAATTCTTGCt GGTATTCGAGCTGTAACTGGCCCCAAGGGATGTATTTTGATCGTCAAG AATTATACCGGTGATCGTTTAAATTTTGGTTTGGCTGCTGAACAAGCAAAATCGGAAGGTTATAAAGTAGAG ACTGTTATTGTTGGAGATGATTGTGCTTTACCTCCACCTCGGGGCATAGCTGGCCGGCGTGGTCTGGCAGGGACGATTCTAGTTCATAAG GTTGCTGGAGCTGCTGCTGCTTCTGGACTTTCTCTTGATGAGGTTGCTGCAGAAGCAAAATGTGCATCTGAAATGGTTGGAACAATGGGTGTTGCATTGTCAGTTTGCACACTGCCTGGTCAGGTTACATCAGATCGTTTGGGTCCAGGAAAGATGGAACTTGGGCTTGGAATT CATGGTGAACCTGGTGCTGCTGTGGTTGACCTTCAGCCTGTTGAGGTGGTTGTTTCATATGTTCTTAAGCAGATATTGTCACCG GAAACTAACTATGTTCCAATTACACGTGGTAATCGAGTAGTGCTCATGGTCAATGG ACTTGGTGCCACTCCTGTAATGGAGCTGATGATTGCAGCTGGAAAAGCAGTCCCTCAGTTGCAACTGGAGCATGGACTGGCTGTTGATAGAGTGTATACTGGGTCATTTATGACTTCTCTTGATATGGCAG GATTTTCAATTTCCATAATGAAGGCAGATGAAGCAATTTTGCAATGGTTGGATGCTGCAACTAAGGCTCCATTCTGGCCTGCTGGAATTGATG GTAATCGTCCACCTGCCAAGATACCTGTTCAACTGCCATTGAATCACTTGATGAACAATGATGAG TCAATAGGTCGGCCACTACAGTTAAGTAAGCAGGGACAAATTCTTGAGGTGTGTATTGAGGCAGCAGCAAATGCAGTTATCGATCTTAGGGACAGTTTAAATGAATGGGATAGCAAAGTAGGTGATGGTGACTGTGGATCAACG ATGTATAGGGGTGCAACAGCAATTCTAGAGGACATGAAAAAGTA TTATCCCCTTAATGATGCTGTGGAAACAGTAAATGAAATTGGATCATCTGTTAGAAGAGTTATGGGAGGAACGAGTGGGATTAT ATACAATATATTTTGCAAGGCAGCTCATGCACAGCTGAAAGCAAACTCACAATCAGCTGTGACGTCAAAACAAT GGGCTGAAGCACTTGAAGCTTCAATTGCCGCAGTCAGTAAGTATGGCGGGGCTAGTGCTGGCTATCGCACTTTGTTAGATGCACTTATTCCAGCATCAGCAGTCCTTCAGGAG AGGTTAAATGCTGGGGATGATCCTTTTACTGCTTTTGTTCTCTCATCTGAAGCAGCATTGGCTGGAGCTGAGTCAACCAGACACATGCAGGCACAG GCTGGCCGCTCTACCTATGTCTCTACAGATATCCTTGCATCAGTTCCAGACCCTGGAGCTATGGCTGCAGCTGCATGGTACAGAGCAGCAGCTTTAGCCATCAAGAACAAAGAGCCTTCATAA